Proteins encoded in a region of the Nocardia asteroides genome:
- a CDS encoding ferritin-like domain-containing protein — MAMDFDDMLRKIKDRQWALADIDWDAPGAETITPELHAKLKPFMADLMWIENVGARGFAAMAKKAPTETLREIYRYFHAEEQKHANAELALMRRWGMLDGDEIPQPNVNVKLVIDFLDKYSDDMSLSLLGTVIPMLEVALDGALIKFIMDEIEDPVCQAAFKRINSDESRHLAVDFAVMDLLGHAEMRKLLIDLVGGWAKPSLIIGVLSYVPLLNKMRDNIVAMGVDEEKLYGALKRYANVGERSEFARRLPMYQIVKTHGGWVIDRGHPYHLVADALVKVTGLLPRALLRNNPTWSKELTYEPAA; from the coding sequence ATCGCGATGGACTTCGACGACATGCTCCGCAAGATCAAGGACCGCCAGTGGGCGCTGGCCGACATCGATTGGGACGCACCGGGCGCCGAGACGATCACGCCCGAACTGCACGCCAAGCTCAAGCCGTTCATGGCCGATCTGATGTGGATCGAGAACGTCGGCGCGCGCGGCTTCGCGGCAATGGCCAAGAAGGCGCCGACGGAGACGCTGCGCGAGATCTACCGCTACTTCCACGCCGAGGAACAGAAGCACGCCAACGCCGAGCTGGCGCTGATGCGCCGGTGGGGCATGCTCGACGGTGACGAGATCCCGCAGCCGAACGTCAACGTCAAGCTGGTGATCGACTTCCTGGACAAGTACTCCGACGACATGTCGCTGTCGCTCCTCGGCACCGTGATCCCCATGCTGGAGGTCGCGCTGGACGGCGCCCTGATCAAGTTCATCATGGACGAGATCGAGGACCCGGTCTGTCAGGCGGCGTTCAAGAGGATCAACTCCGACGAATCCCGCCACCTGGCCGTCGATTTCGCCGTGATGGACCTGCTCGGGCACGCCGAGATGCGCAAGCTGCTCATCGACCTGGTCGGCGGCTGGGCCAAGCCCTCGCTGATCATCGGCGTGCTGAGCTACGTGCCGCTGCTGAACAAGATGCGCGACAACATCGTCGCGATGGGCGTCGACGAGGAGAAGCTCTACGGCGCGCTCAAGCGGTACGCGAACGTCGGCGAGCGCAGCGAATTCGCCCGCAGGCTTCCGATGTACCAGATCGTGAAGACCCACGGCGGCTGGGTGATCGACCGCGGGCACCCCTACCACCTGGTGGCCGACGCGCTGGTGAAGGTCACCGGGTTGCTGCCGAGGGCGCTGCTGCGCAACAACCCGACGTGGTCGAAGGAATTGACCTACGAGCCCGCCGCATGA
- a CDS encoding NAD(P)/FAD-dependent oxidoreductase, translating to MSTHTLDVAVIGGGFAGIGTAIRLKQRGINDFAIFERGTAIGGTWRDNTYPGAACDIPSRLYSYSFAPNPNWSRTYSGSNEILGYIEAMAAEFRLGPHLRFGHNVTGIAFDEQAGTWEIAVEGHAHPILARTVVLASGPLANASLPDIRGIETYRGHKIHSARWDHDYDFTGKRVAVVGTGASAVQIIPELVDKADSVKVFQRTPGWVLPRVDRRTNGLTKELYRRVPTAEQLARRAWFYGHESVALGVVWNTPLTRVVELVGKAQLRRQVKDPWLRRQLTPDFRAGCKRLLMTDDYYPALQRDNCKLITWPIARISEHGIRTAEGIEHQADCIVFATGFDVSKTGTPIPVVGRDGRVLADEWSRGAYAYKSVAVSGYPNLYLTFGPNSGPGHNSALVYMEAQIDYLVGAIGLILDRDLRMLDVRRDRQDRYNAAIQRKLAATTWNSGCRSWYLTEDGFNATMYPGFATQYVHQLRAVDLDDYLVVEQTADQRRQRVAPVS from the coding sequence ATGAGCACGCACACCCTCGACGTCGCCGTCATCGGCGGCGGGTTCGCCGGCATCGGCACGGCCATCCGCCTGAAGCAGCGCGGAATCAACGACTTCGCGATCTTCGAGCGCGGCACCGCGATCGGCGGCACCTGGCGCGACAACACCTATCCGGGTGCGGCGTGCGACATTCCGTCGCGGTTGTACTCCTACAGTTTCGCGCCGAATCCGAACTGGTCACGCACCTACTCCGGAAGCAACGAGATCCTCGGCTACATCGAGGCGATGGCCGCGGAATTCCGGCTCGGTCCGCACCTGCGGTTCGGGCACAACGTCACCGGCATCGCGTTCGACGAGCAGGCCGGGACCTGGGAGATCGCCGTCGAGGGCCACGCGCACCCGATCCTCGCCCGCACCGTGGTGCTGGCCTCCGGGCCGCTGGCCAACGCCAGTCTTCCGGATATCCGGGGCATCGAGACCTATCGCGGCCACAAGATCCACAGCGCCCGGTGGGATCACGACTACGACTTCACCGGCAAACGGGTCGCGGTCGTCGGCACCGGGGCCAGCGCGGTCCAGATCATCCCGGAGCTGGTGGACAAAGCCGACTCGGTGAAGGTGTTCCAGCGCACGCCCGGCTGGGTGCTGCCCCGGGTCGACCGACGGACCAACGGCCTGACCAAGGAGCTCTACCGCCGGGTGCCCACCGCCGAACAGCTGGCTCGGCGCGCCTGGTTCTACGGACACGAGTCGGTGGCACTGGGCGTGGTCTGGAACACGCCGCTGACCAGGGTGGTCGAGCTGGTCGGCAAGGCACAGCTGCGCAGACAGGTGAAGGACCCGTGGCTGCGCCGTCAGCTCACCCCGGACTTCCGCGCGGGCTGCAAGCGCCTGCTGATGACCGACGACTACTACCCCGCCCTGCAACGGGACAACTGCAAATTGATCACCTGGCCGATCGCCCGGATCTCCGAGCACGGCATCCGCACCGCGGAGGGTATCGAACACCAGGCGGACTGCATCGTCTTCGCGACCGGATTCGACGTCTCCAAGACCGGGACCCCCATTCCGGTGGTCGGGCGCGACGGCCGGGTTCTCGCCGACGAATGGTCGCGCGGGGCCTACGCCTACAAGAGCGTCGCGGTCTCCGGATATCCCAACCTGTATCTCACGTTCGGACCGAATTCGGGGCCGGGGCACAATTCCGCGCTGGTCTACATGGAAGCCCAGATCGACTACCTCGTCGGCGCGATCGGCCTCATCCTGGACCGGGATCTGCGCATGCTGGACGTACGGCGCGATCGGCAGGATCGCTACAACGCCGCCATCCAGCGCAAGCTCGCCGCCACCACCTGGAACTCGGGATGCCGCAGCTGGTATCTCACCGAGGACGGCTTCAACGCGACCATGTATCCGGGGTTCGCCACCCAGTATGTCCATCAGCTGCGCGCGGTCGATCTCGACGACTACCTCGTGGTCGAACAGACCGCCGACCAGCGGCGACAGCGGGTGGCACCGGTTTCCTGA
- a CDS encoding MerR family transcriptional regulator, with protein sequence MRSTPEYRIDDLARAAGTTTRNVRAYQERGLLPPPVGKDGRASIYDDAHLERLRLIDALLQRGFTTAHIADFITSWETGKDLTEVLGLQHAVTASWAKDETFEVPRELIGTILGAEADELVDRLREMKLVRLEGDTVVFTETQLLTSFAELHEYGLELRTLIEIYAKVADRIDDITHIMITAAKQHIIDEHGPGWLPDTSNEIAETTTMLNKMRELAVASVHATLARSMDVTLRRELGDYLATAAEREKQRSEPGRDVPS encoded by the coding sequence GTGAGGTCGACGCCGGAGTACCGGATCGATGACCTCGCGCGCGCCGCGGGCACCACCACCCGCAACGTGCGCGCCTACCAGGAACGCGGGTTGCTGCCGCCGCCGGTCGGCAAGGACGGCCGGGCCAGCATCTACGACGACGCGCACCTGGAGCGGCTGCGCCTGATCGATGCGCTGCTGCAGCGCGGCTTCACCACCGCGCACATCGCCGACTTCATCACCAGCTGGGAGACCGGCAAGGACCTGACCGAGGTGCTCGGCCTGCAACACGCCGTGACGGCGTCCTGGGCCAAGGACGAGACGTTCGAGGTGCCCCGCGAGCTGATCGGCACCATCCTCGGCGCGGAGGCCGACGAGCTGGTCGACCGGCTGCGCGAGATGAAGCTGGTGCGGCTCGAAGGCGACACGGTGGTGTTCACCGAAACCCAGTTGCTCACCTCGTTCGCCGAGCTGCACGAGTACGGGCTCGAACTGCGCACGCTCATCGAGATCTACGCCAAGGTGGCCGATCGGATCGATGACATCACCCACATCATGATCACCGCCGCCAAGCAGCACATCATCGACGAGCACGGCCCCGGCTGGCTGCCGGACACCAGCAACGAAATCGCCGAGACCACAACGATGCTCAACAAGATGCGCGAGCTGGCGGTCGCCTCGGTGCACGCGACGCTCGCCCGGTCGATGGACGTCACGCTCCGGCGCGAACTCGGCGACTATCTCGCCACGGCGGCCGAGCGGGAGAAACAGCGCAGCGAACCCGGGCGCGACGTACCCTCCTAG
- a CDS encoding hydroxyneurosporene methyltransferase: MGSDRPRIPPLPLIRAVESVRGALAVAFRKLVPGHVALMELIAAGWITQAIHAAAALGVADELAAGPRSGAQLAAAVGADEDALRRLLRLLISYGIFTQRHDGRYALTPMARALRKDANVSLRDAVLFFGSPAHRNHWSHLVDAVRTGEPVGEKLNGMPFFDYIQHDRELGELFDRAMTSIGSLALEPLFAAYDFGRYETLVDVGGGEGTLLTEILRRAPRSRGVLFDLPEVVAAAPTRLAELGLADRCAVESGSFFDSVPKGGDAYILKHILHDWAEPEAGRILRTVRAAMDPDARLLIVELVVPEHSAPHPSKFIDLEMLVNAGGRERTEAEYRAFLARHGFTLTKRVPTASPDNVLEARPS, encoded by the coding sequence GTGGGGTCCGACCGACCGAGAATCCCTCCGCTGCCGCTGATACGGGCCGTCGAATCGGTTCGCGGCGCGCTGGCCGTCGCGTTCCGCAAGCTGGTGCCGGGGCACGTCGCGCTGATGGAGCTGATCGCCGCCGGATGGATCACGCAGGCCATCCATGCCGCCGCGGCGCTCGGCGTGGCCGACGAACTCGCGGCGGGACCGCGGTCGGGCGCACAACTGGCGGCGGCGGTCGGCGCCGACGAGGACGCGCTGCGGCGGTTGCTGCGGCTGCTGATCAGTTACGGCATTTTCACCCAACGGCACGACGGACGGTACGCGCTGACGCCGATGGCGCGGGCGCTGCGCAAGGACGCGAACGTGTCGCTGCGCGACGCGGTGCTGTTCTTCGGGTCGCCCGCGCACCGCAACCACTGGTCGCACCTGGTCGACGCCGTGCGTACCGGCGAGCCGGTCGGCGAGAAACTGAACGGGATGCCGTTCTTCGACTACATCCAGCACGACCGCGAACTCGGCGAACTGTTCGATCGCGCGATGACCAGCATCGGCAGCCTCGCGCTGGAACCGCTGTTCGCGGCCTACGATTTCGGCCGCTACGAGACCCTGGTCGACGTCGGCGGCGGTGAAGGAACCCTGCTCACCGAGATCCTGCGCCGTGCGCCGCGGTCGCGCGGCGTCCTGTTCGACCTGCCCGAAGTGGTGGCGGCGGCGCCCACGCGGCTGGCCGAACTCGGTCTCGCCGATCGCTGCGCCGTGGAAAGCGGATCGTTCTTCGACAGCGTCCCCAAGGGTGGCGACGCCTACATCCTCAAGCACATCCTGCACGACTGGGCGGAACCGGAGGCGGGGCGCATTCTGCGTACGGTCCGTGCGGCTATGGACCCCGACGCCCGGCTGCTGATCGTCGAGCTGGTCGTACCCGAACACAGCGCGCCGCACCCGAGCAAGTTCATCGACCTGGAGATGCTGGTCAACGCAGGCGGCCGGGAACGGACCGAGGCCGAGTACCGCGCTTTCCTCGCCCGGCACGGATTCACGCTGACCAAGCGGGTGCCGACGGCCTCGCCGGACAACGTGCTGGAGGCCCGGCCGAGCTGA
- a CDS encoding ESX secretion-associated protein EspG, producing the protein MEWTFTPDEFAYIWRETDLDRHPYPLRILETPRTEDEAEKLRITLAERLPLGSDPDLTACLRILAAPHTRIVAIGGTHQPGGELRLLAAAIYDRAVLAVQEPGTSPDFGGRVHISIGHSSKLGRRIAALLPKTPAGREPARAATGDAVRDQETAPARHQAAPRIRKLLLEPHTAEGHIRIEPRLDRPTPPPPVHYTWIDVRNDGRYLIKAGVEVRIAPASSEQIATQLQKRIPV; encoded by the coding sequence GTGGAATGGACCTTCACTCCGGACGAGTTCGCCTATATCTGGCGGGAGACCGATCTGGATCGCCACCCGTACCCGCTGCGCATCCTGGAGACTCCCCGCACCGAGGACGAGGCCGAGAAGCTGCGCATCACCCTCGCCGAGCGGTTGCCGCTCGGCTCCGACCCCGATCTAACGGCCTGCCTGCGTATTCTGGCCGCGCCGCACACCAGGATCGTGGCCATCGGCGGCACCCACCAGCCGGGTGGTGAACTGCGGCTGCTGGCCGCCGCCATCTACGACCGCGCCGTGCTCGCGGTGCAGGAACCCGGCACGAGCCCGGATTTCGGTGGCCGCGTGCATATCTCGATCGGGCACAGCTCGAAACTGGGGCGGCGGATAGCGGCGCTGCTGCCGAAGACCCCCGCGGGCCGCGAACCCGCTCGGGCCGCCACCGGCGACGCGGTGCGCGACCAGGAAACGGCGCCCGCGCGACACCAGGCGGCGCCGCGCATCCGCAAGCTGCTGCTCGAGCCGCATACCGCCGAGGGCCACATCAGAATCGAACCGCGACTGGATCGTCCGACCCCGCCCCCGCCGGTCCACTACACCTGGATCGACGTGCGGAACGACGGAAGATACCTGATCAAGGCGGGTGTCGAAGTGCGCATCGCGCCTGCCTCCTCGGAACAGATCGCGACCCAATTGCAAAAGCGCATACCGGTATAG